The DNA window TTCTGGATCCAGATGGCTGCTAGCCCTGACCTTGCTCTGGACTTCCCAGGGCTTGGTGATGGCAGACAGGTCACATGCAGTCATCATCATGGCCCTACAAGCAGTAGAACAAACGTAAGTTTTTACTGTATGTCTTCTGAGCACAGAGTAGACATTCCCAATGGCTCCCCAAGACATGGCCAGGGAAGGAATGGGACTCAGCCACACTTCCTTATATGAGAAGAAGAGAAGCTAAATGTGAAGCATGTGGGTACCAAGACCTTAAACCAAACCAAGTGCCCATATGATCCTGATCCCTCCTCGGGAACTGAGGACAGATAGAGACACAACATTTACTCTCAGCATCAATAAACCATATCTTTCTTTCCAGTTTATGGGGTCCAGGAAGTCTATAGGATTAAGTGGCCAATAGTGGACCTGCCACCTTTGCCCACAGCTCACATGACAATCTCCTTCCGTGTTGTCTCTAGGGACAGGTACTCCACCCAGCTCTTTTTGTCCTCGTAGTTCTTGGACTCATCCACAATCTTCTGGAACATTGTCCTCTTCCTAGACCCCGAGAAGGGGAGAAGGCAGGTGGCAGAGCAGTCATACCTGCCCTGTTTTACCCAGGACCCCGCCCACCCTCCTGACCTCTGCCTAGTGCATACTTGAAATAGAGGGCCAGGTCGGTGGCAATGATGGCAATGTCCATGAGGTGGATCACATGTTCATGCTGTCGTCGGTTCAGATTCTGGTAGATGTTCAGGCTCTGCAGTTGGGAGGACATTGATCCATCTCAGAGTGTCACCCAAAATCCCCTTGCCCTTCTGGCTCTCAAATGGGCTAGGCCATTGGCCTCTCATACCCCAGCCTGGACCTTGCTTGTGGGACTCTGGATCTGCCTGTCTTAAGCCTGCAGCTTCTCCAAGTGAGGAtggctctcttccctcccttggtGTCCATCCTATGCAGTGGGCTTCCACTATGGGCTGTCAGCTCTGTACCCAGGTAGACACACAGGTCCTTGTCCTGGGAGGGTCCTGGGCCAGCTGCCTTTGCCCATTCCCTCTATTGAGGCTTCTGCCACCACTGGCTGCTTTTGGCTGCTGCCTCCTGGATACCACCCTTCCCCATGCACAGACATCTTCAGCTACCTGTTCTGCAGCTCTtgacacaaagccctggatttctTTGTCATGAACCCTTACTACACAGGACCTGAGGTTCATCTGTCCCTGCATGCCTTGGTCACCCCAGCCCACAAGATCAGGTACTGATTTAAAGTGCAAACCTCCTCTGCCAGCAAGAACTTCCCAAACTCCAGATGGTGCCGTTCCAAAATGGAGGAACCATGCAGCTTGGCTAGGGGATTCTGGGATCTGTGgcaagtttaatttaaaaaatgaagtcagaGGACAACAAGATGAGACCCAACCCTCCCTGGCACTATGCCCTGAGGATAGCTCCTCTTGGAACCAGCTGACAGGCAGTGCAGACCAATCCCAAAGCCACATGACCTGGGGTTGACCATGGGCCCTGAATGAACCTGTTTCCCCCCAGGCACCTACTTCATCTGATACAGGTTGTTAGTGCCGCGGTGGTCAATGTCATGGCATAGGCCGGCTGTGACCATGGCGAAGGCCTCCAGATCTGTGTAGTAGCTCTTCAGTTTGCCTGTCTGTGGAGACAGGTGCATGCTTGGATCATGCTGTTGGCCCTTTTCCCCAGCTCCAgtgggcaggagggagagaggtgtgCGGCTAGCCTAAATTTGCTGCTCTGTCCAGTCAGTTGCCCTGCCCCCTGGGCAGACCTTCTCACTACCTCTGTCCTGCCAAGCCTGTCTCCTGCCCTGGGCTTGGGATGCCCTTGGGCCAGGAAGAAGGTGGTGTGGACACTCTTAGTCTTGTGTGTGACCCTGTCCTATCCCATTCAACGCACCATGAGCAGTGTAAACATGGTCTGGGCCACATTGAAGCCATGCCGCCAGTTGTGGTAGGTGATTCTCCGGTAGGCCTTGCTGACAGAGAACAGGAACCGCACCAGAACCTGAGGAAGGAGAGAACTTGTGAACTCTGATCACTCCCTGCAAGTCCACCAAAGGCTCACCCTATGGTTCATGGTGAAGCCAGctccatgcctgtcatccaactCCTATGTCTCTGAGGTCTCCAGCCTTCTTTGCACCCGGTGGCTACTGCTCTCTGGTTGGCCTTTGAGCAGGCGGAGCTAAGAAAAGCTCCAGTCATGGGGAGTTTGGGGCCTCCAGCTTAGGGCTCAGTTCCAAATGGGGAAAGGGACCCTTGAGATATGGGACAAAGAAAAAAGTCTTAGTTTTAGGCACAGTTGTTTGAACAGGCCAAATAGGCCTGTGGGCAGGAAAGCAAGAGACTCTTGGCGAGTGGTTATTTCTGGGCAAGAGAATACAGGCCAAGGGGGCCTCTTACCTGCTTCCCTAGTGACATTTAGGGCCAgaaaatgatttgaaaatatttttattctgttgattctttctttttttctaagcctgtgctggggcttggatttaAGGATtagaggctgtccctgagcttcttctgctcaaggctagtgttctaccacttgagccacagcacctcttctgaccttttctgagtagtttgttggagataagagtctcaaagactttcttgcccaggctggtttgaaccacctcagatgtcagcctcctgaatagtttaggattataggtatgaaccactggcgcccagcttctgTTGATACTTTCTAcaaaaatttcctttttgttttcccataGCATTCAGTAAAATTTCAGAGCTATCAGATTGCCAGTTTTGCTCCCCAAGGAGTTTGAGGAAAATGATTGAGTCCTCAAGAGCTGTGGTGGTGCAAGGGAGGTGGAAACAGCAGAGACTAAGAGAACCGAGGGGAGGGAGCAGATCTGTAGGGCCCTGAGCTGGGGAGTCATTCTTTCTTCTCCGTTGTGATTCTTGAGGGGCCTCATTGGATGGAACCTAGAGGATGCTATGTGCTTTCTCTTTAGGTAAGGGGTTGCTTCAAGTCCCTTTGTACCCCATGCCAAACCCCATTTTTCAGACCAATGGTGCACTAATTGTCTAGAGCTCCTATTAATCAAGGTTTCTGTCCAGCCATCCATataccatccattcatctacataCCCAACCTTACCAACTCATCTATCCATAAGGCCTGCATTATTATCCCTCCATCCAACAACTCATCTACTCGCCTATTCATCTATCCACATATCCATCTACTTACCCACTTGTCTACCTATTCTTTATCCCTCATTAATCTACTTATTCATCCCTCCATCCACCACCCACATAACCTTCCACCTATTCATATGTCCTTCTACCCATCTGCTTATCCAACATCTATCtagtcattcatccattcatttgcaTACCCACCCATCCAACTCATCCATTCCtctctcatttattcatttatgtagtCATCCACTTACCTACATGcccacccattcatccaaccCTTTATTCTAAACATATTTACTATATTTTACCAGTTCCATCCCAATACTTCAAATGTTTCCTTCAGCACTTCCTGTGGGATGTGGGACTGCCCATACCACATGCCCTTCCCCTCTTGAAGGGCCTGGGGCCCTCAATCACATCCCCCCACCTCCTGGGATACTGGGACATCTGGCCATGTCTCCCTACCTCCTGGGGAATCTGGAACTTGCGGACCACACCAAGCTCGTAGTACATCTGGATGCCACACTTGACCAGCTCTAGCTCAGTGCACTCCAGGTCAGAGAAGTGGAACTCATAGATGTCAAACTTGGTGGGCCCCGGCAGCTCTTCCTTCTGCAGAAGGGATTGTGGGCTGAGAGAGGCCAGCCATTCCCAGTCCACTGGTTTCTGGACCTCTCTTTTCTTTGAACCTTCTATGGAGACAGACACCCCAGGCCTCTCTGGAGCAGTCTGCCTACAGCCACTGCAGCATGCAACCAGGATGTGTACATTGCCTTGGCCCAACCAATTCTCTTCTTTCCTACCCAGTGACCTGTCAGTTAAGGTGACATTGTGGAGCAAACACTAATATATGCCCATGAAAAGGCACACAGAGAGATACACAGAGTGAACAAAGTACATGTGTGAAGACTCACcccacacagaccacacacaACCACAGGGCGACATACACACCACTGGCATTCAGAATTTGTCAGGCATATTCACATACTGCAAGACTGTCCTATAGGCTGCACTGTCTGGTGGTCCTGCCAAGTCATACAAGTGGTATAGAGATGGAGGCACATGACTGCTGAGTTGATCTAGGGATGTTCTTTGCAAGTGTTCATATGTGTCTTTGTGCCAAACACACGCACAGATATATCCACACTAGGGATTGCAGGCCCTTGATCACTCCTGTAGGGAGACAGCCCTATGGCTGGACACTTGGTCCAAATTGTGCCTGCAGAGACATGGGTAGCATTAGAAAAGATCAGTAGTCAGATAAAGACACTTGAcagctgggtgttagtggctcacacctacaatcctagctactcaggatgctgagatctgagaattgcagtttggagccagcctgggcagacaaatcctcaaactcttgtctccaaataaccaacaaaaaagctgaaacaaAAATCTGAACAAAGAGTACTGGCTGCAAGTTAAAAAGTCAAGAGAGAATGTGAGGCAAAAACAATACAAACCACCAGCAGGGTAAGCATGACATCAACTCTAGCTGGACAAACCCTCGGAGTGGGGGTGGTGGAGACACATAGCTGCTGAGCAGCGCAGACACACCTGTGATCACACCCTCCCTTGAGCAGCACCAACACCTGGAGATGCCAGTGTGTTCAGGCATCTGCGTCTCCGAAGGATGCCCTGCTACCCATGGGAGTGGCCAGTGTCCACAAGGCAAATTCTCACCAAGATTTTCCCCAGCTCATCCTCCTCACAGTCTGCAGGCTCTTTCCCCAGGCGCTCCCTTGTGGGCTGACAGAGAACAACAGGTGAGTCACATGACATGACAATGTTGGAGTCGTCATTAGTCCACCAGTGAGAGGGGCAGGGCTGCCCTCCTCCCACAAGTGTGACAGAGGGACCCTGCCACTCTCACCCCCTATGAGAGAGGAATTTCACTTTCATGCCATGAATGCATTAGATAAAGGACCCTGAGCATGGAAGGTCAGCAGTCTCCTTGGGCCCAGGCACTATCAGTTTCAGACAGGAATGGCCAGTGCCTGGGGCCCCTTACTTTGCTGCCTTTTACTACACTGTCCTCAGTGATGCAGTGGATCACAGATGGAACCTTATGAGACAGTGTTCATGCCATGCTTACAGAGGCAGAGGTGTAGGGAGGGGCCCCAGGAATGTGTTCTAGTTCCCAGACTCCTTGACCCAACCTCCCCCATAGAAGGGTCTATGGAGTGCTGGCACACAGTACCAGGATTGCCTGGATCTCGTCCTTGTCACACCTCACATGGTATAGAACCATGTCCTGGGCGATGTCCTTGCGATTCTCCAGCTTGTTCATCTTGTCATAGGTGTCTGTGTTGAGCACCGACCAGCCCAGGAACTGGGTCAGGGACTGGAAGCAGGCAGCAGTGTTACCTCATCTCCATGCACCCCAACTAATGCCTACTGTGTGCCATTCCTGTGGTTCAGTGGGCAGGGTTCCAGGCTGCCTGCAGCATGGTGCCTCTGGCTGGGGTCTCTAGGACTGAAACCTTGGGATCTGTCCTTATCTCCACTTTCCCTGATCTAGTGCTGGATAGGGATGGATATGGGGGGGGGGCGATACTCTACTCCCTAGTGTCCTGTACCACTATGCAAGGCTGCTGCTGAAGCCCGGCACCAGATACTCACCTCCATGAGAACTTCATCGTGGTCATCAAAGGGCTTCCCGTCTTTCCTGTTGTAGAAGGTCGCCACCCCCACAATCTCCTCTTTCTTGTTGACAATGGGCATGGAGAGCACATTCTTGATGACCCACCCGGAATCATCCAGAGGCCCCTCCTGTGCAGGGCAGAGGCAGAGCTGAGGCCAGCTCTGGGTCTGACCCTGGCCAGGACTTGTTTGATAGGGAAAGTAAACTTCATTTGTTCTGCCTTCAAGCTGATTATGCCTGTGGTCTTCATGCCATGAATTTCCCTGTCAGAGGAGAATGTTTCCCCACAAGAGCAGGCTTCATAGGATGTATGCACTGCAGCCCTCAGAAGCCCCTCTAGGAAGGTCATATGCTCCCCTTCTCTTAAAGCTCTTAATAACTGCTCAACAAAGAGCTTCACATTTCTGTTTTGTACTGGGCCCTAAATGTTAAGTTCCCGTCTCATGGATGCTGGGCTTGGATATGAAATATGGACACTGGATCAATTCTTGTTCTCGTTCtttttgtcccttccttccttccttcctccctccctcccttccttcctccctcccttcttttcctccgcttccttctcctcctctccttcctccttcttttttttgtctatgACCAGGACCCAAAtctggtacctgacacttttgcttATTGGCTAGAGCTTTACCAACTGACCCATGCCTCCCACCCCACTGGGCCAATTCTTCTAGTGTGTTCCTTCTAGGGTTACCTCCCCTAGGGAAGGTCCTTGTGGTTTTTCACATATCCCAGGCTACAGATGAGGATAGGTGGTACAGAGGAACCCCAAGACCCTCTTTCTGGCTGATGTTCAACCTGGCCCAGCCCAGCCGAGAGACCAGTGGAGATCAGATAGTCAGCTAAGACAAGACAAGATGCGCTTAAACAAGACCAGATCGACTGAGTTCAGACAAAGCCAGCACCTCTACAGACAAGAGAGCAGGAATATAAACTTCTTGTGTCGGTATCTCAGTCACTGAGAAAGCTGTTTCACCCTCCTTCtctacttctctttctctttcagacAGGCTCTCATCATTTTGCCTAGGGTCTAAGACTGTGATTCTCTTacctatgcccccccccccaattagcATAGCTAGGGTTAAAGGCATAAACCACCACTTCCACTATCCATATTATTTGCTGAGACGgtagtcttgctaacttttttgtcAAGACTGACCTCAAACAACTATCTTACAAGTTcctggaattatagacatgagctgctACATCTCCAGAGttgctgcttcttcttccttctcctcttcttcctctttctcctcctcctttttctcctccccctccttcttctttcttcttctttgtattcTTCTTCTGCTGCTGTTgttcctgctgctgctcctgctgttGCTGGTAgtaggccttaaactcagggcctgggaactgttccttagctttattgctcagacctggagctttaccacttgaaccaaagctccacttccagctttatttgctggttaattggagatagtctacttgattttcctgcccaggttagctatgaactgagatcctcagatctctgcctcctgagtagctaggattacaggtgtgaaccactggtacctggctcagagttgttgttgtttttggttggtcacaGGGCTTCAACTctgtgcttgggcactgtccctgagctcttcacctcaaggctagcactctaacacttgtgccacagtgccacttccagctttctagtggttaagtggagataagagtctcacaaactttcttgccagggctggctcagatctcaccctccctgagtagctaggattataggcatgagccaccagtgcccagccagagtTGCTTCTAAAACAGCAAAAAGTAATCCAGTCCATGATTCCTGGACCAAAATACTTCCTTTCCTAAGTAAAGCACAGTTTCTGTCAATAGGTAGACACACACCTGAAAAGCGAACATTTCATCTGCAGAGGCATTCATGATGTTACAGATCTGTGAAAGGATCAGAAGCAGTTTCATTCTGAGCACCTAAACTCACAGTCACTACCCACCCCAGCCTTCTCGTAAGACACACTTCTGACTGAGTAAAGCAAGCATCAGGGGATGGCAGGAAGGACAGGTGAGGAGACAGGCAAGCAGGAACCACAGCACTGGCCATGGCAGGCTGGGGCCAGGGGCAGCACTCACAAAGCCACTTTCTGCCACGTAGGTTGGGAGGCCACTGACCAAGGCCCAGTGATCAGCTGGGGGTGTGCTGGGGGAGAGAACAGAGGGTCAGAGGGATAACCACTTAGGTTGTAGAGATGGTTGGGTGTGATCGGGATGGTTTGAGGCACTTTTCACTTCATCACGCTGGGGTCCCTCACCGTGCCAGGGCTCCTCCCCTACCACAGATCCTCTGGGACTTCATTGTTGTACCGATCTGGCCCACTTACCTTCAGGCTTGGCACCTGGATCCCAGTGCCTGCTTAGGGCCTGGGGACAGAGTCTTGATAGAGTTGTGAGATCAGGGCCAGTGGCCACACAGCAGTAGTCCCTCTAGTCCTTAGTCCCTCTAGGCCTGAGCCCTGCCCTGCACTCTGGGCTGGATTTTCCATGGAATTCTTGCCTTCTGGAGAGTACCTTCCAGGACTGGGCTGAGCAAGCCAAGAAACCTGAGGGCCTCCAGGCTCAGGTCACTTCCCTTCTCACTTCCTCAATTCTCACCTGAGAAGGCCCAGATCCTAGTACTCTAGGGGCTGGAAATTAGGCTCCCCCCACACCAGGGTGAGCTGCTTCTAAAATCCTGGCACTTACGGAATGACCTTGATGTCTTCCTTGCCATGGAGGATATAATCAATGACTTTGTAGAAGACAATTTCCTGAAAAACAAAGCACATCAATATGGGGGATTCCTAGCCTGCCCCTAGAGGGGGTCTCTTCCTGAGGTAGAAGAGAGCCAGTCCCCAGCACACACAACTCAAATGCGCACCCAAGGAATCGCATGTGTAGTTGATTGCACACATCCACTGACCAATCCGCCATGAGCAGGTGGGTTGCATAAGCTCCTGTGCATGCCTACACTCACGCGCATGCTCCTTGCCCGTGCCCATAGGCCACACCCTGGTGCAGCCTGCACACACAGATTTTGACCCATCTTTCTTGTGTGCCCTTCAACCCTATACCAACTAGGCCCCTATTCCCCACAGGCCTATGTGGTCTCAAGTTGGAAGATGTCACCGTAATGTAGAGAGAAGAAGCTCTAACAAGCGAGAACAGATGCATGGAAGCCACCCATGCCAGGGCAGGACTGGTAGGGAAGATGGCAGACaggcacttggggctgggaagcaCGGTGGTGGGCTGGGCCCCACCTGCCACCATGACTCACCCTGCCATCAGGTGTGCGTGGGCCTGAGTATGGTTGGGCTTCCCCCATCAGCACTGGCCATATATCAAAGAATTCCTGGGCAGAAAATAAGAGAGAAGGAGTTGGCTTGAGGGatgggccaggctgggcaggaggcTCCTGAAGGCCCAACGCCTCACCTTCTCCTTGGTCATGTCCAAGAGGCCCACCGAATACCGGTCACAGTTCAGATAGGCCCGCACAGTGTAGAAGGCCTTGTGGAACTGCCTTTCAATGTCCGTCAGCTCCTCAAACACCTTGTTGGCTGACCAGAGCAGGACCTGGAGGGGGAGGTACACGTGTCGGCTGTGACCCTCGCCATCTAAGAATGGCAGCATGGGGTCCACACATACCTAGTATGGATAAGCACACAGGCAGTTAAACACAGCTCCCATGGGATGTCCAGCTGGCTATGGAATCCAGGACAGTGACCAACAGTGTGTAGCTCAGGGTTTCCTGGCGTACAAGATGACCTGTGGTCCTGACCTCGAAAGGCCCTGAAAATGCAGGGACTAGGGAGGTTTCCCTCCAGGCTTTGGCCACGTCCTGTACACTGCCTGGCTTCAGGCTCAGCGAATGAACACATGAGCAAAAGCTGGAATGGCTTGTGTGCACTTGAGATCAAAGCTCTGACCAGCTGttcctctgactggctactctgCCATTACCCATGGAAAGCTGAGGTCTGCAGATATAAATTTAGTCTTTTGGATTTTAAGCCCTTTTGTGTCTCAGCAAAGCAAAGCTGAAGGTGACAGCTTGGTAAAGTGCTCCTCTAGGTCCTGGGCCAGACCAGGCTGAACATCACTCCTCAGAGGACCTGGTCTGGCTCAGCCCTACTTCAGGGCTTTCCTCCCACTGGACTGAGCCAAGGTTCTCAAACATGGGTCCTTCAGGAACCCTGTCAGCCCCTAGGGGCTTGCAGCCCCCAGTGGGTTCTGCCTAGAGCTGAGCCCCTCCTCACAGTGGCTCCCATGGTGCCTCTGTCCTACCAGCTCCCTTTGGGTCCTGGGGACTGGGCTATTTCTGGCCACCCTTCCCATGCCCCATGCCATCACTTCCATCCCCAGAGCTAAATACCACCCCCTTCTGTGGTCTTGACCATGAGTGAGTACACATGAGGTTAACAGTGAGAAGAGCCTGCGCTGGCAGAGGCAAGAGCAGTGGTGGGGTAGCCAGAATTCTCCTTGACAGAGGTACAGAACCTGGTCCACTTCCTGCTCTCAGCTGTCAAAGGACTCTGCTTtgacctttaaaaaatttttaacaataaaacatGCATTataattactgttattattttttattatctgtgtgtgtgtgtgtgtgtgtgtatgagtgcacatgcacatgcgcgtgtgtgctggtcctggagctagaactcaggtcttgggtgctgtcccttagcttttttgctcaaagctggtgctctaccatttaaggctcagctccacttctggctttttggtggtcagttagagacaagagtctcatgaactttcatgcctgggctggcttcagaccttaatcctcagatctcagctttctgaatagctaggattaaaagcatgaaccattggtgcctgatgacactattttttttcttttttctttgttttgttttctgccagtcctggggcttgaactcagggcctgagcactgtccctggcttctttttgctcaagattagcactctaccacttgagccacagtgccacctccagcttattctatatatgtggtgctgaggaatcaaactcagggcttcatgtatttgaggcaagcactttaccactaggccatattcccagccctgacactattattttttgttttttgtttttgttgccagtcctggggcatggactcaaggcctgagcactgtccctggcttctttttttgctcaaggctagcactctacctcttgagccacagctccacttccagcttttttcgatatatgtggtgctgaggaattgaacccagggcttcatgtacacgaggcgagcactttaccactaggccatattcctagcccccgacaccattatttttaaaaggtatatCTCAATATTTCAGCTAGGAATCAAATTCAAACAAGTGCATTTTAAATTGTCATCTATTTAGCAGTCCCAATCACAGCAACCTCATATAGTAAGAGCCAAATTAAGGAGCATGGGTCTCATATTTTTCCATCCCAGCCCACAATACAACTTCCATGATGGAAAGTACATTTGTCTTTGTCTTCAAAATGATCAGCCACTCCTACTTGTCCAATGTAAGTTGAGGTTGGTTAAGAGTTACTGCATTGATGGAGCAGTCTGGAAATGTAAAACTAAAAGCTAGAGCTCTTAGGCATATGCCATGCATTGCCAGTTTTGAAATGGGAAAGGGAAGAATGTCAAGCATGAATGTCCCTAGGCTGTTCTTGGTAATAAAGATGGCtgaaatttgggctggggatatggcttagtggtagaatgcttgcctagcaagcatgaagcctggattcgattcctcagcatcacaaaaacagaaaaagccagaagtggcattgtggttaaagagctagagtgctagctttgagcaaaagggagccggggacagtgccctgagaccaagccccaggactggcaaaaaaaaaaaaaatagatggttGAAATTCAATTTTATGTACATCCACATCTACATGGGATCTACTGGATAGATATAAAAAGAGCCATGTAAGATTTGGAAAACCTTAGAATCACTTAGCCAAATTGGAAGCGCATCAGAAGATACGCAGTGGCCTTAGGATGTAGCCAGATTGAAACAGGCTCCAGAGGCAAGTATTTTTCCAAAAGCCCTGCTGCGGGCATGTACATCATGGACACTTACTGCTAAAACATATCATTAGTTCACATGATGCAATCTGTTTGaatgtttgtgtgcatgtatgtgctggtcctggggcttcaactcagggcctcctgctcttgcttgcctg is part of the Perognathus longimembris pacificus isolate PPM17 chromosome 16, ASM2315922v1, whole genome shotgun sequence genome and encodes:
- the Pde6b gene encoding rod cGMP-specific 3',5'-cyclic phosphodiesterase subunit beta isoform X3, encoding MSLTEEQVQNFLDGNPSFAHQYFGKKLSPENVTSACENGRLVDCESLRELCQVEESMALFELVQDMQESINMERVVFKVLRRLCTILHADRCSLFMYRQRNGVAELATRLFSVQPGSLLEDCLVPPDSEIVFPLDIGVVGHVAQTKKMVNVQDVTECPHFSSFADELTDYVTRNILAMPTMNGKDVMAVIMAVNKLDGPCFTSEDEDIFTKYLNFATLNLKIYHLSYLHNCETRRGQVLLWSANKVFEELTDIERQFHKAFYTVRAYLNCDRYSVGLLDMTKEKEFFDIWPVLMGEAQPYSGPRTPDGREIVFYKVIDYILHGKEDIKVIPTPPADHWALVSGLPTYVAESGFICNIMNASADEMFAFQEGPLDDSGWVIKNVLSMPIVNKKEEIVGVATFYNRKDGKPFDDHDEVLMESLTQFLGWSVLNTDTYDKMNKLENRKDIAQDMVLYHVRCDKDEIQAILPTRERLGKEPADCEEDELGKILKEELPGPTKFDIYEFHFSDLECTELELVKCGIQMYYELGVVRKFQIPQEVLVRFLFSVSKAYRRITYHNWRHGFNVAQTMFTLLMTGKLKSYYTDLEAFAMVTAGLCHDIDHRGTNNLYQMKSQNPLAKLHGSSILERHHLEFGKFLLAEESLNIYQNLNRRQHEHVIHLMDIAIIATDLALYFKKRTMFQKIVDESKNYEDKKSWVEYLSLETTRKEIVMAMMMTACDLSAITKPWEVQSKPMMDRNKAAELPKLQVGFIDFVCTFVYKEFSRFHEEILPMFDRLQNNRKEWKALADEYEAKVKALEEKKKEEENAAAKKGWAP
- the Pde6b gene encoding rod cGMP-specific 3',5'-cyclic phosphodiesterase subunit beta isoform X1; this translates as MSLTEEQVQNFLDGNPSFAHQYFGKKLSPENVTSACENGRLVDCESLRELCQVEESMALFELVQDMQESINMERVVFKVLRRLCTILHADRCSLFMYRQRNGVAELATRLFSVQPGSLLEDCLVPPDSEIVFPLDIGVVGHVAQTKKMVNVQDVTECPHFSSFADELTDYVTRNILAMPTMNGKDVMAVIMAVNKLDGPCFTSEDEDIFTKYLNFATLNLKIYHLSYLHNCETRRGQVLLWSANKVFEELTDIERQFHKAFYTVRAYLNCDRYSVGLLDMTKEKEFFDIWPVLMGEAQPYSGPRTPDGREIVFYKVIDYILHGKEDIKVIPTPPADHWALVSGLPTYVAESGFICNIMNASADEMFAFQEGPLDDSGWVIKNVLSMPIVNKKEEIVGVATFYNRKDGKPFDDHDEVLMESLTQFLGWSVLNTDTYDKMNKLENRKDIAQDMVLYHVRCDKDEIQAILPTRERLGKEPADCEEDELGKILKEELPGPTKFDIYEFHFSDLECTELELVKCGIQMYYELGVVRKFQIPQEVLVRFLFSVSKAYRRITYHNWRHGFNVAQTMFTLLMTGKLKSYYTDLEAFAMVTAGLCHDIDHRGTNNLYQMKSQNPLAKLHGSSILERHHLEFGKFLLAEESLNIYQNLNRRQHEHVIHLMDIAIIATDLALYFKKRTMFQKIVDESKNYEDKKSWVEYLSLETTRKEIVMAMMMTACDLSAITKPWEVQSKVALLVAAEFWEQGDLERTVLDQQPIPMMDRNKAAELPKLQVGFIDFVCTFVYKEFSRFHEEILPMFDRLQNNRKEWKALADEYEAKVKALEEKKKEEENAAAKKVGMEICNGGPAPKSSTCCIL
- the Pde6b gene encoding rod cGMP-specific 3',5'-cyclic phosphodiesterase subunit beta isoform X2, whose protein sequence is MSLTEEQVQNFLDGNPSFAHQYFGKKLSPENVTSACENGRLVDCESLRELCQVEESMALFELVQDMQESINMERVVFKVLRRLCTILHADRCSLFMYRQRNGVAELATRLFSVQPGSLLEDCLVPPDSEIVFPLDIGVVGHVAQTKKMVNVQDVTECPHFSSFADELTDYVTRNILAMPTMNGKDVMAVIMAVNKLDGPCFTSEDEDIFTKYLNFATLNLKIYHLSYLHNCETRRGQVLLWSANKVFEELTDIERQFHKAFYTVRAYLNCDRYSVGLLDMTKEKEFFDIWPVLMGEAQPYSGPRTPDGREIVFYKVIDYILHGKEDIKVIPTPPADHWALVSGLPTYVAESGFICNIMNASADEMFAFQEGPLDDSGWVIKNVLSMPIVNKKEEIVGVATFYNRKDGKPFDDHDEVLMESLTQFLGWSVLNTDTYDKMNKLENRKDIAQDMVLYHVRCDKDEIQAILPTRERLGKEPADCEEDELGKILKEELPGPTKFDIYEFHFSDLECTELELVKCGIQMYYELGVVRKFQIPQEVLVRFLFSVSKAYRRITYHNWRHGFNVAQTMFTLLMTGKLKSYYTDLEAFAMVTAGLCHDIDHRGTNNLYQMKSQNPLAKLHGSSILERHHLEFGKFLLAEESLNIYQNLNRRQHEHVIHLMDIAIIATDLALYFKKRTMFQKIVDESKNYEDKKSWVEYLSLETTRKEIVMAMMMTACDLSAITKPWEVQSKVALLVAAEFWEQGDLERTVLDQQPIPMMDRNKAAELPKLQVGFIDFVCTFVYKEFSRFHEEILPMFDRLQNNRKEWKALADEYEAKVKALEEKKKEEENAAAKKGWAP